A region of Theileria annulata chromosome 2, complete sequence, *** SEQUENCING IN PROGRESS *** DNA encodes the following proteins:
- a CDS encoding uncharacterized protein (chr2.C.cand.102 - transmembrane;~membrane protein, putative;~10 probable transmembrane helices predicted for TA14950 by TMHMM2.0 at aa 21-38, 73-90, 97-119, 129-148, 155-177, 192-214, 334-353, 368-390, 403-425 and 468-490) — translation MGLSGLYYRLKKVMARNKQNSKKMLTMFIVGLTILQPYRTACSGSRFAIRRFGVPVNLSSIYVSKFHTSMDTFNMIAIIFVNLYMWAFGSTHYELNVILSVFTKFIVFLLNICHLLSYMIKRRGGMLTLYYWISILCSIAYGANRAFSACIGVEFLAFFVCGLQFAGIQMVLFQSIFLAITKPIANFDVDYWLIPTEILLSTTISAISLFLWTTSFAKTQMCKIFTFFKWYKTDPAPKNIISESYDTKLVSTKGILELKTENLKTSENTSCELRQSSDFNSNSFEETDQTEPNLINVTINESPNLLMNSKGFIDNKKISKISTIFRSIIRAKSPILMSGFGTSLCFSFYPAVAPYKLTTLEIAHIIDLSVLVSAGISATIISLLCLLGFGPNKKWKGNDYFWNYFHFLLIPYFLIILCFLISMHYPNSRFSKAVRNPVILALLTDGFAGVGLQEDKKNGTVSTFNTMFSFILLFASIFWGSGYIKIYNVYEQDRKNWPTKDMSGIRWFKSIFFWFYKSFEGGSSNFKHMLTTDLMRDINSVIEPQASKSIWS, via the exons atgggTTTGAGTGGACTTTATTACAGGTTGAAAAAAGTGATGGCCAGGAACAAGCAAAACTCAAAGAAGATGCTAACCATGTTCATTGTCGGTCTAACTATTTTGCAACCATATCGTACAGCTTGCTCAGGATCAAGATTCGCAATAAGACGTTTTGGTGTTCCTGTCAACCTCTCTTCAATATATGTATCGAAGTTTCACACCTCTATGGATACCTTTAACATGATCGctattatttttgtaaatttatacatgtGGGCTTTTGGTTCAACTCATTATGAGTTGAATGTAATCTTATCGGTTTTTACCAAATTTATCGTTTTTCTTTTGAATATTTGTCACTTGTTATCTTATATGATAAAACGTCGTGGAGGTATGTTGACCCTCTATTATTGGATTTCAATCCTGTGCTCTATTGCATACGGCGCTAACAGAGCTTTCTCCGCTTGCATTGGAGTTGAATTTCTGGCTTTTTTTGTTTGTGGGCTTCAATTCGCAGGAATTCAAATGGTGTTGTTTCAGTCTATTTTTTTGGCCATTACTAAACCAATTGCCAACTTCGACGTTGATTATTGGTTAATTCCCACTGAAATTCTACTCTCCACAACAATTTCAGCCATTTCACTTTTTCTATGGACCACATCATTTGCTAAAAcacaaatgtgtaaaatatttaccTTTTTCAAATGGTACAAAACTGATCCTGCACCAAAGAATATAATCAGTGAATCTTATGATACTAAGTTGGTCTCTACGAAGGGAATCTTAGAACTTAAGacagaaaatttaaaaacatCAGAAAATACAAGTTGTGAATTGAGACAAAGTTCAGATTTTAATTCTAACTCATTTGAAGAGACTGACCAGACTGAaccaaatttaattaatgtgACAATTAATGAGTCTCCTAATTTACTCATGAATTCAAAGGGATttatagataataaaaaaatctCTAAGATTTCTACCATATTTAGATCCATAATAAGGGCAAAATCACCGATTTTGATGAGTGGATTTGGAACATCTCTTtgtttttcattttatccTGCAGTAGCTCCTTACAAACTTACAACATTAGAGATAGCACatataattgatttaagCGTCCTAGTATCTGCCGGCATCTCTGCAACTATTATATCGCTCCTCTGCTTACTCGGGTTTGGTCCTAATAAAAAGTGGAAAGGCAATGATTATTTCTGGAATTACTTCCATTTTCTCTTAATACCATACTTTTTAATAATCCTTTGCTTTCTCATTTCAATGCACTACCCAAATTCTCGATTTTCCAAGGCTGTTAGAAATCCGGTAATTTTGGCTTTGTTGACTGATG GATTTGCAGGAGTAGGTCTTCAGGAAGATAAGAAAAATGGTACAGTTTCCACTTTCAATACAATGTTTTCCTTTATTCTACTGTTTGCATCTATTTTTTGGGGCTCAGGTTACATTAAGATCTACAACGTATATGAGCAGGACCGTAAAAATTGGCCCACCAAAGATATGAGTGGAATTCGCTGGTTCAAATCCATTTTTTTCTGGTTTTACAAATCATTTGAAGGCGGttcatcaaattttaaacacaTGCTAACAACGGATCTAATGAGAGATATAAACTCTGTTATCGAGCCACAAGCCAGTAAATCTATCTGGtcctaa
- a CDS encoding uncharacterized protein (chr2.C.cand.103 - signal peptide;~secreted protein, putative;~Signal peptide predicted for TA14945 by SignalP 2.0 HMM (Signal peptide probability 0.941, signal anchor probability 0.004) with cleavage site probability 0.495 between residues 20 and 21), which yields MNKIRLQVILLFCANLLVNCNDTAKDENRPKEEVNFSFDLHNLKLSENYNLSHRKKEYLSIGAMVPVQNKRMTKLLCNGEIILKFNPDEKVNLVTFIPRLMPTMCSVTYVKGSTVCVKRFCKSDNWVQVTNEDYKLQALEMAKKKPEMIFDLSNIEFDKIHLDEETKGDLTFYSFSPKKNVTIKTIADGVNVIWHSNDETHVIDGFFSIQTQPKLLSFMIKNKGFVDLKFFSAHEDIYSEISIAEYTFTLKNFAYSTREDLTLNLDSQEYSTFKISSSIVDGVSFIDSFLKDPSKKVERVVAKEHTLWYRDENETFIKASYTISPDPRLYKLVLCATRGSAKIYHNLYFIYKSGIMFKLPEKDYKKELKKVVYPRESFEEFDIKTLAEKKATQPYTSIAYFPPEDKGLKIVKYENQQIWVSTGKDIVKSVFYFRNEEKHMVQLSCRDGENVTRTHHFQDSNSYFNIKSDDKSWLWISTPEFYKSIGLRQVIKTHTYLDIGLRADTGAYEHKFGRVGNVMVQTFVPYSSFEVSSVLDCNREMWKNELRERLAALALYGDHKEFERKSKEETKNQGEDSTDVNPFRNSLSKSFRLAEIFIKGPKKVERQFLELKNNDWVKIKEEEFVKIYKTLETPDG from the coding sequence ATGAATAAAATACGCCTGCAGGTAATTCTACTCTTTTGCGCCAATCTATTAGTGAATTGCAACGATACTGCTAAAGATGAAAATAGGCCTAAGGAGGAGGTTAACTTCTCTTTTGATTTGCACAATTTAAAACTTTCTGAAAACTACAATTTGTCTCATCGTAAGAAAGAATATCTAAGCATAGGTGCAATGGTTCCAGTTCAAAACAAACGTATGACAAAATTGCTTTGTAATGgtgaaattatattaaaattcaaTCCGGATGAAAAGGTTAATTTAGTAACATTTATTCCAAGACTTATGCCCACAATGTGTTCTGTAACATACGTCAAGGGAAGTACAGTTTGTGTTAAAAGGTTTTGTAAGTCTGATAATTGGGTTCAGGTAACAAATGAGGACTACAAACTTCAGGCACTAGAAATGGCGAAGAAAAAGCCTGAAATGATATTCGATTTATCCAACATAGAATTTGACAAGATTCATCTAGACGAAGAAACAAAGGGCGATTTAACCTTTTATTCCTTCTCCCCTAAAAAGAATGTTACTATTAAAACTATAGCTGATGGTGTTAATGTAATATGGCATTCTAATGACGAAACACATGTTATAGATGGATTTTTTTCAATTCAAACTCAGCCAAAGCTTTTGAGTTTTATGATTAAGAATAAAGGTTTTGTTGATTTAAAGTTCTTTTCAGCACACGAGGACATTTATAGTGAGATATCCATTGCTGAGTATACATTTACCCTTAAGAACTTCGCATACTCTACAAGGGAAGATTTAACACTTAATCTCGATTCACAGGAATATAGTACATTCAAGATTTCGAGTTCCATTGTAGACGGCGTATCATTTATTGACTCATTTCTCAAGGATCCATCCAAGAAAGTTGAAAGAGTTGTTGCCAAAGAACATACACTATGGTACAGAGACGAGAATGAAACTTTTATAAAAGCTTCTTACACAATTTCTCCTGATCCCAGACTTTACAAATTGGTCTTATGTGCTACTAGGGGATCGGCGAAAATATATCATAATCTATACTTCATTTATAAATCGGGCATTATGTTCAAATTGCCAGAGAAAGACTACAAAAAGGAGCTAAAGAAGGTGGTTTATCCGAGGGAATCCTTTGAAGAGTTTGATATAAAAACTTTGGCTGAGAAGAAGGCGACACAACCTTACACTTCGATTGCTTACTTCCCTCCTGAGGATAAAGGTTtgaaaatagtaaaatatGAAAACCAGCAGATATGGGTCTCTACTGGTAAAGATATTGTGAAGAGTGTTTTTTACTTCCGGAACGAGGAAAAACACATGGTTCAACTGAGTTGCAGAGACGGCGAAAATGTAACAAGAACTCATCACTTTCAGGATTCAAATtcttattttaatattaaaagtgATGATAAATCTTGGTTATGGATTTCCACTCCTGAGTTTTACAAGTCGATAGGTCTCAGACAAGTCATAAAAACACATACATACTTGGACATCGGGTTAAGGGCTGACACTGGCGCGTATGAACATAAATTTGGCAGGGTAGGGAACGTTATGGTCCAAACTTTTGTACCATACAGTTCATTTGAAGTCTCTTCAGTGCTAGACTGCAATAGGGAAATGTGGAAGAATGAGTTAAGGGAAAGACTAGCTGCTCTTGCACTTTACGGAGATCACAAGGAATTTGAAAGAAAAAGCAAAGAGGAGACTAAAAATCAAGGTGAGGATTCAACTGATGTCAATCCATTTCGTAATTCATTATCCAAAAGTTTCAGGTTGGCAGAGATTTTCATAAAAGGGCCTAAGAAAGTCGAAAGACAGTTTTTGgaattaaagaataatgATTGGGTCAAAATAAAGGAAGAAGAGTTTGTAAAGATATACAAAACATTGGAAACTCCAGATGGTTAA
- a CDS encoding uncharacterized protein (all_bases.cand.1326 - hypothetical protein) — protein MERLFHPQSQLLDLLSQNSPKNEKESTLFHNLDKASDDQFKTKLRLDQSENHTLGVVCLPDNTQGLKFASFNPLDPSSTFDDESIIWKSSLIDNTLSRQFRSKKCQIDTDCYFMVVEHKVDNTFLVSPVSNYFIFDSYVPPKSSESQPSKVDNIQERLKKMTRASDEDRPKADDKQLPKKRKLSDIDKTNLGWDYENEELSDDENTYLNNRTTYTEDDPFYDKNLTSYGESVKSMLILQKEQEVDEELKEYSDDEDSSSQVSVSSKVRVETSKSTQPKELTFEDKVLLFLSDNNNKVTVKVIRSHIN, from the exons atGGAACGCCTTTTCCATCCACAATCTCAACTTCTCGATCTTCTTTCCCAAAACAGCCCAAAGAATGAAAAAGAATCAACA cTCTTCCATAATCTTGATAAGGCCTCAGACGACCAATTTAAAACCAAATTAAGGCTCGATCAATCTGAAAATCACACCTTAGGAGTTGTTTGTTTACCAGATAATACACAAGGACTGAAATTTGCATCATTTAATCCACTT GATCCTTCCTCTACTTTTGATGACGAGAGTATTATTTGGAAATCTTCCCTGATTGATAATACTTTGAGCCGACAATTTAGGTCTAAAAAATGTCAAATTGACACCGACTGCTATTTTATGGTTGTAGAACACAAG GTGGACAACACGTTTTTGGTTTCTCCAGTATCTAATTACTTTATATTTGATTCATATGTCCCGCCCAAATCAAGTGAATCACAACCCAGCAAAGTT GATAATATTCAAGAAAGGCTTAAGAAAATGACCAGAGCTTCAGACGAAGACAGGCCTAAGGCTGATGACAAACAATTGCCTAAAAAAAG AAAATTGTCGGATATCGATAAGACAAACTTGGGTTGGGACTATGAGAATGAGGAACTCAGCGACGATGAAAACACATACTTGAACAATCGCACTACCTACACTGAAGATGACCCATTTTATGACAAAAACTTAACATCATACGGAGag AGTGTGAAGAGTATGTTAATACTCCAGAAGGAGCAAGAAGTGGACGAGGAACTAAAGGAATACTCAGACGATGAAGACAGCTCATCTCAGGTTTCAGTCTCCTCTAAAGTTAGGGTCGAAACTTCCAAAAGTACTCAACCAAAAGAACTTACGTTTGAAGATAAAGTTCTTTTATTTCTCAGTGACAATAACAATAAAGTTACAGTTAAGGTAATTAGAAGTCatattaactaa
- a CDS encoding mitochondrial ribosomal protein S14 precursor, putative (chr2.C.cand.106 - mitochondrial ribosomal protein s14 precursor, putative), with product MAARNPGPVILDPPVGFPPFKNWVQRDHISRRLFRESEVNTRVYKYVYKNFGLKGHIPIDNKVGLYRIRLRCIGGGYGRGIFRFTRMSKLAFLQVAREGWLKNFGYRPDLFR from the coding sequence ATGGCTGCCAGGAACCCTGGACCTGTTATTCTCGACCCTCCAGTTGGATTCCCTCCCTTTAAGAACTGGGTTCAGAGAGACCACATATCCCGTAGACTCTTTAGGGAGTCTGAAGTGAACACAAGGGTATACAAAtatgtttataaaaattttgggTTAAAAGGACACATTCCAATCGATAATAAAGTTGGACTGTACAGGATAAGGCTGAGGTGTATAGGTGGTGGGTACGGAAGAGGGATTTTCAGGTTTACCAGAATGTCGAAATTAGCATTTCTACAAGTCGCAAGGGAAGGATGGCTTAAAAATTTCGGTTACAGGCCTGACCTTTTTAGGTAG